The genomic interval GATCCGGATATCCTCGACCTCACGCGGCATCGTCTCGCCCGGAGCCGGAGGGTGGTTAAAGGCCTCCCGTGAGGCCGAGCGTGGCGGAGTGATAGATGAGGAGGAAGGTGAGGATGTACCCGACCAGGGCGCCCCCGTTCAGGAAGGGGAGACCGGCCTGCGCTTCCCCGCGGCTCACGCGACGCATGAGGACGGCGTAGCCGACCAGCGATCCGACGAGCGCGCCGAGGGCCACCCACAAACTCGCGGAGAGGCCGAGGATCTTCGGGGAAGAGGGGAGCCAGACGAACGCGGAGACCACCAGGATCCCCGGTATCACGACGTCGCCGAGCCCCATGAACGTCGCGGCGCGTTCTTCCATGGGGACCTTGCGCGTCTCGCTTAGCGGAGGGGCGGCCGCGTAGTCGTAGTCGGCGGACTCGGGCATCACCATCAGGATCGGGAGCTTCATCTCGGTGACGATGTCGGCGAGGCGGATCATGTGCTTCGTGCGGTAGACGGCGATCGCGTCGTACACGGCGAGGGCGATGAGGAGGATGAACACCGGGAGGATGGCGAAGGAGATCCCGAGAATCGCGATCAGGCCACCGGCGGCGACGAACCCGGCGAGGTCCACGATGTACCA from Thermoplasmata archaeon carries:
- a CDS encoding presenilin family intramembrane aspartyl protease PSH; translated protein: MRSVRWLGLFGLYIGAQLVALALAVPFRSAGLSSGANPSSLTTPLVLIAAVIIAPIIILLLARRQGLLAGLRHLLLIAIAAALYFTVLESLLVALPAGWLLAPMSAEIVLVPAVPLAAIVAAGLYLALLMDPQWYIVDLAGFVAAGGLIAILGISFAILPVFILLIALAVYDAIAVYRTKHMIRLADIVTEMKLPILMVMPESADYDYAAAPPLSETRKVPMEERAATFMGLGDVVIPGILVVSAFVWLPSSPKILGLSASLWVALGALVGSLVGYAVLMRRVSRGEAQAGLPFLNGGALVGYILTFLLIYHSATLGLTGGL